TTGCCCTGCTTCTTGCTGAGGATGCCCATGTCCACGAGCTCTTTGATGGCACGGCGCACCGTAACGCGACTTACCGAATAGTGTTCAGAAAGCTCCCTCTCTGAGGGGATGATGCCTCCCGGCACATAGCGACCTGCCTCGATGCTTCCTCTCATGTCCTCCACGATTTGCTGAAAGAGAGGCAGACCTGACTTTTCCACGAGCTCCATGAGGGAAAATCTCCGATCGAATCCATGCTGCGTCGTCTAGCCGGGTGGCAAGACACAAACTGCGGGCTTGACTATACAATTTCTGACCCTCGCAACAGCATAGACAATATGTGGCTCGATTAGATACAAAAGGTATGCATTGGTATTAAAATACTTTCGCATAGTCCGAAAATAAATTCCCACAGGGACCCTCTGACTCCATCGTGAGAGGCGGTTTGTCTCTTGCTACGAATGTAGAATCATCGGTGCCCGGACTCTCGCAATCATGATATTGCATCAGCATGGCGTGTTTCTTTGCTCCTATGCAGATTCATCAATAGAAACCGACAGACATACGGCAGGCTTTATTCTTTCCACAGGCCCCTGTTTCCCATCGCCCACAGGGGAACGTTTCTCATCCACCCCTCGTCACGAAAACCCGAGAGACTAAGGCGCACGGGACGCAGTAGCGCGCGGCATGGTTGAGGATGGCGGAGAGCTGGTTGTTCACGGTCCGCAGGTACGTCTGCGTGTAGCCCCTACCCTTGTTGTTGCTCCCGTCCATGAGGTGGCTCTGCCAACGGACGGTGTCGACGCCCCGGGCCTCGCTCATGCGGTGGCTCTCGAAGTGGGGCATGATCTTCGACTTGATGAGGTACTCCTTGTTGGGCCACGTGTGCTCGCGGATGCGCGGCACCACGTCGGCCCTGTACAGCTCGTAGAACTCCTCGAAGAAGTCAAGGCGGAATACCGAGGACAGGCGGAAGCGAACGAGTCCGCTTCGATACGAGTACCGGTGTGGTGAGGTGTATGGTTTTCCTAGCAGCGCTCTCAGCATCTCTGCTATCAATTAAGATACCTAGTAGTATTTCTGTCACAGGCGCTGCCAATAACCAAGGAGAGAAGAAAGACAAGATGAAAAACTATTTTGATCTAACCGACCGTGTCGCACTTGTCACAGGCTGCTCGACCGGCCTTGGGGTTCAGATGGCCAAAGCTCTGGCGAGCCAGGGCTGCAATATCGTCGCTCTCGCCCGCAGGCAGGAGCTGATCGAGAAGGTCGCCTCGGAAATCGCCGAGGAATACGGCGTCAAGACACTTCCCGTGCGCTGCGATATCACCGATACCGAAATGGTGAATGCCGCAGTGAAAAAGATCATGGACGAGTTCGGTCGCATCGACATTCTTATCAATAATGCAGGTACCGGCGCTGTCGCCCCCGCTGAAGACATCACTGACGAGCAGTTCGGAAACGAACTCAACATCAATCTCTTCGGCAGCTTCAAGGTTGCCCGCGCGGTCGCCAAGGCCGCGATGATCCCCGCGAAGTACGGCCGCATCATAAACATCGCTTCCATGTACGGCCTCGTCGGCAACAAGATTGCTCCCTGCTCTCCCTATCACGCGGCCAAAGGCGGCGTGGTCAACCTTAGCCGCGGCCTTGCCGGCGAGTGGGGCAAGTACGGCATCACCGTCAACTGCATCTGCCCCGGTTATTTCTGGACGCCGCTGACCAAAGAGACCCTGAATACCGATTGGTTCAAAGAGTACTCGAAGACCGTTATCCC
This is a stretch of genomic DNA from Thermophilibacter immobilis. It encodes these proteins:
- a CDS encoding SDR family NAD(P)-dependent oxidoreductase encodes the protein MKNYFDLTDRVALVTGCSTGLGVQMAKALASQGCNIVALARRQELIEKVASEIAEEYGVKTLPVRCDITDTEMVNAAVKKIMDEFGRIDILINNAGTGAVAPAEDITDEQFGNELNINLFGSFKVARAVAKAAMIPAKYGRIINIASMYGLVGNKIAPCSPYHAAKGGVVNLSRGLAGEWGKYGITVNCICPGYFWTPLTKETLNTDWFKEYSKTVIPMERYGNEGELDTAAIFLASPASSYVSGIMVPVDGGYTCV
- a CDS encoding N-terminal phage integrase SAM-like domain-containing protein, with the translated sequence MLRALLGKPYTSPHRYSYRSGLVRFRLSSVFRLDFFEEFYELYRADVVPRIREHTWPNKEYLIKSKIMPHFESHRMSEARGVDTVRWQSHLMDGSNNKGRGYTQTYLRTVNNQLSAILNHAARYCVPCALVSRVFVTRGG